One segment of Streptomyces sp. XD-27 DNA contains the following:
- a CDS encoding thioesterase II family protein has protein sequence MTDNQAAAAATGSTRPGGASQGGAVRRPGQWIRTFHPRPGSRARLLCFPHAGGPAMAFTSLSAALPEDVELLAVQYPGRQDRRSEPFAESVTALARGAVEALRAQGHDDKPLFVLGHSMGSIVAFEATRILEAEAPKSAGPAVVRLFASAAAPPSARWHRSGDGEESDEAVVKHVRWLGGVPEALLDDAETVREMVRLLRGDNEALRGYHCAAGAAVAAPLTALLADDDPKNSAEETGGWARHTTGEFAVETTPGGHFSLTERDSPAVAVLTRRLREDLHRLATAAGGDEQAGSA, from the coding sequence ATGACCGACAATCAGGCCGCCGCGGCGGCCACCGGTTCGACCCGGCCGGGCGGCGCCTCCCAGGGGGGCGCCGTCCGGCGGCCGGGTCAGTGGATACGTACGTTCCACCCGCGCCCCGGCAGCCGGGCCCGCCTGCTGTGCTTCCCGCACGCGGGCGGCCCCGCGATGGCGTTCACGTCGCTGTCCGCGGCGCTGCCCGAGGACGTCGAGCTGCTCGCCGTGCAGTACCCGGGGCGGCAGGACCGCAGGTCCGAGCCGTTCGCGGAGAGCGTCACGGCGCTTGCCCGGGGCGCGGTGGAGGCGCTGCGGGCGCAGGGCCACGACGACAAGCCGCTGTTCGTGCTGGGCCACAGCATGGGCTCCATCGTCGCCTTCGAGGCGACCCGCATCCTGGAGGCGGAGGCCCCGAAGAGCGCAGGGCCCGCGGTGGTCCGCCTGTTCGCCTCCGCCGCCGCGCCGCCCTCGGCCCGCTGGCACAGGAGCGGTGACGGCGAGGAGAGCGACGAGGCCGTCGTGAAGCACGTGCGGTGGCTCGGCGGCGTACCGGAGGCGCTCCTCGACGACGCGGAGACCGTCCGGGAGATGGTGCGTCTGCTGCGCGGCGACAACGAGGCGCTGCGCGGCTACCACTGCGCGGCCGGCGCCGCCGTGGCGGCGCCGCTGACGGCGCTGCTCGCCGACGACGACCCGAAGAACAGTGCGGAGGAGACGGGGGGCTGGGCCCGCCACACCACGGGCGAGTTCGCCGTGGAGACGACGCCCGGCGGCCACTTCTCGCTGACCGAGCGCGACTCCCCGGCCGTTGCGGTGCTCACCCGCCGCCTCCGCGAGGACCTGCACCGGCTCGCGACGGCGGCCGGCGGCGACGAACAGGCAGGCAGCGCATGA